AAATAATACTATATAAAGACTTTCCATTTAGCCCTCCAGATATTACTTTTCCAAGTACATTTTGTTTCCCAAGTCTAAGTGATGGTCGCAGTTTTACAGCAGAAATCCTTCATGAATGGTCACCAAGTATCAATTTATTGACTACTGTTGATTCAATTataaagtttttaaaaAGTTATAGTACTCATATTGCAGTTGTAGGCCCTTCTGATATGTTTATAGGAAGCTATAGAAACCCCATATCATTTAACTACCAATGCTATAACTCTTTGGTATACCCAATTCTGGGTACCAAAATTATCTTTGAAGATGACGTTTTTAAACacatttttgaaaataactcTATTAAAGAACAAAATGTGATATCCCAAAGAGGAAGAAATCTGGTTTCATCATTCATTCCAATCCCCTTAAATACTAGAGGGCTTAGACGAGAAACTATGAATTGGAGAATTGAAAAGCcatgtattaatattgattttgtATTCAACAATACAAATGTGATGTTATTCGATTCCACTATGCTTGTTTTAGAAGTTTGTCAAAAAACCAAGCAAAATGGGATATTTCAAGCAAGCAATCCCTCCAAAACCTCTTCATCTTCTGATGAAATCATATCAGACTCCACTTTGCAAGGTAATGTAGCATATTGGCTATATATGCCTGCAATAAGTCACATTATCGACTGTCATGGCAAGCTTATTTTTGGAAACCAAGGTACTCTCCcagaatatatttcaaataaactAAGTAAACTCGAATATTCAGAATGCCTAGTTATAATCTTAGGTTATGACTTCCTTTTTGAGAAATCTCCTATATTGTTTTATCAAAATGAAGAGTTAATCCAAACTCCTAAAGATTCAACTAGACCTATCATCATTGAACTAAAGTTTCATACTACCAAAGCTAATCATGAAAGCTCTTGTTGCCACTCTTTTGCCACAAACTTAAGAGAGAAAGTTGCCAAATTAGATTCTAATTTCCCAAAAAACTGTCATAATCCAAAATGGAACTCCTACTTCGAGTTTGATTGTCTTTCTAACTTGAATAAGAAATATCAACAAGCAATCACTGGAAATCATATATATCTTTCATCTGAAATTATACAGAGATGGGTTGTTATATGTTCTAAGCTTATTGAACAATCTTCCCTTCTTTCTGAAACAGACGAAAAATACATACAAGAATCATCTTCATTGGTAAAGCAGATGCAAGACATTCTAGTTAGCCCTGTTGTAAAACACATTCTAAACTCGAATACAAGTAAGCCAAGCAAGGTCAGTAGCATTGATGAAGACCTTCAAAATGATACCTTTTATAAGCATCTCGAGGAATACTCTCCTGAGAACCCCACCAAACATGAATTATCTCAACAAGAGTCTCAAAAAGCGGAAACCCCACGCCAACAGGATGTCCAAGAAAACCAAATTCTCCACCCCATTCATGAAATTCAGCCAATACAAAATAATCCGAATTCTATGAAAGTCACACACAAAGATGGAACTTCACCAACTCCAGAAATTCTACACATTGAAGGTACCACACACACTCAAGAAATTCCTTTATCACATGAAATTCTAACCATCCAAGAAACTTCTCCAATACAAGAAATTCCACCCATCCAAGAAGCTTCTCCAATACAAGAAACTCCACCCATCCAAGAAACTTCTCCAATACAAGAAATCCCAACCATCAATGAACCTTCTCATACCCATCCACAACTAATTAACCTCGACATTTCCTCAGAAactgaaaatgataatcATCTTGATGAATCTACCAACAACTATGgtgaaatatcaaaatcatGTGACCAAAATATGCAGATCATCCAACCATCCAATTATACTAGTTCCCTACAAAGTGATCATCCCACATCTACAGATCCAAACCAAACATATGCTAATCAAAACTACATAAGTCTCTATGAATCTAGTAGTGATGAATTCAGTGTTCGTGAATTTGACTAACTTTCTGTCAAATCCTCTTAATTCcaatcatttttatttaatatttaaaatctcATAAAGCAACATgcaaaattaaatatcaaCTAGGCGCCCTATTCTTAGCGCTCATTGGGGCGTCAGATTACGTATAGTGGGGGGTAGAactttttatatattacaaAGTTTGAATTAGTAAAAACTAAAGTGCGTTAGAGGTGGAGGCTGTTGCGGTAGTAGTAGTGTAGTATTACTACTATAAATTGTACTATTAGAAACAAATACACAAACAAATAAACTCAATTCATGTCTCGCTATAATTTTTAGTTattctattttttataaaaaaCTAATTCTTGTCAGATTTTTTTAtacaatttctttttcttaattttcAAGGATGCCAAACCCAGTTGTATACTTTGATATCTCAATCGGCCAAACTCCAGCCGGTCGTATCACTATGGAGTTGTTTGCAGATAAAGTACCAATAACAGCCGAAAACTTCAGAGCACTCTGCACTGGAGAAAAGGGAATGGGACAGTCAGGAAAGCCCCTTTGCTACACTGGATCATTCTTCCATCGTATCATTCCACAATTCATGATCCAAGGTGGTGATTTTACTCGTGGTGATGGTACTGGTGGTGAGTCAATCTATGGCTCCAAGTTCAGAGATGAAAACTTCGTCTACACTCATGACGCCCCATTCCTTCTCTCTATGGCTAATGCTGGTCCAAACACTAATGGATCCCAATTCTTCATTACAACTGTTCCATGCCCATGGTTGGACGGAAAGCATGTTGTATTTGGAAAGGTTTTGGAAGGAATGGAAGTAGTAAAGAGCATTGAGAAGTGTGGTTCTCAAAATGGAAAGCCAACCAAGTCTGTATGCATCACTGCTTCTGGAGTTCTCTCTTAAGTAATTAAGGGTTTTTATGTAACCTCCATCTCTTTTTGAAGATTATGTATCCTAGgacattaatttttaagttATTTTGACTTcgttttatttttttttttttttttttgctaaGCTATTAGGACTCCTTATTCCCTGCCTCATTCTGCTGCTTTATGGGACAGCTTCTGATGAATCATATAGAAAATATCTTTTCTAAACTTGTTTCCTTCAAACTTGTACTCCCTTCTGGAGCCGAGGTATGTCATTATAGGCACCCTTGCTGGTTTGTTTACGTAGATCTCTAAAAGCCGTTAGTATTTCTACATCCATTCAACCAAGTTAAGTTAGCAATGTAAGAATGGTATTATTCTCCTTGAAAAGAGATAATTGATTGAATCAAATCTGATTTTCTTGCCCTCTGGCTGATCTCCAATTGAAGTTTACTACAAACATCCTTTAACTCAATAACCTTCatagaatttaatatattctcaTCATAATGAGGAATCTTAGCAATTTTTGCTACTTTGCTCGTCTTTTTACCTGATTTCTTTGATTCTACGGATGATGATTTACTAGACCTTCCTGACCCTGACTTTTCTTTCTCAATAGTCTTCAATTCAGGAGCATTCTCAACTTCCGGATTTGCAGCTTCTGCTGCTTTCACAACACGATTCCTAAGTAAAGGAGCTCTTAGTCTACCCAAATTAGTCTTTCCTAACACACTTTTCAAAGGATTTTCCTCCTTTTCCAACTTCTCTTCTTGAATAATAGGCTCAGTATCCTTGCTAATACTCTTTTTAGATTCTGAACTATCTTCATTTTGTGGACGCCTTAAACGACTCTTTTTTAAAGTGGGAGCCTCT
The Cryptosporidium parvum Iowa II chromosome 2, whole genome shotgun sequence genome window above contains:
- a CDS encoding possible UBC domain containing protein yields the protein MINGLYGLINTGTSILKGGRNPEIGLDDIHKNRIKNEIEQLKLNQCKLEKCRDNLTFENNRYHTQYCHFHVNNVTMYDKESRKNYVLIDISIMIEDVDTFLNNEIPVQIILYKDFPFSPPDITFPSTFCFPSLSDGRSFTAEILHEWSPSINLLTTVDSIIKFLKSYSTHIAVVGPSDMFIGSYRNPISFNYQCYNSLVYPILGTKIIFEDDVFKHIFENNSIKEQNVISQRGRNLVSSFIPIPLNTRGLRRETMNWRIEKPCINIDFVFNNTNVMLFDSTMLVLEVCQKTKQNGIFQASNPSKTSSSSDEIISDSTLQGNVAYWLYMPAISHIIDCHGKLIFGNQGTLPEYISNKLSKLEYSECLVIILGYDFLFEKSPILFYQNEELIQTPKDSTRPIIIELKFHTTKANHESSCCHSFATNLREKVAKLDSNFPKNCHNPKWNSYFEFDCLSNLNKKYQQAITGNHIYLSSEIIQRWVVICSKLIEQSSLLSETDEKYIQESSSLVKQMQDILVSPVVKHILNSNTSKPSKVSSIDEDLQNDTFYKHLEEYSPENPTKHELSQQESQKAETPRQQDVQENQILHPIHEIQPIQNNPNSMKVTHKDGTSPTPEILHIEGTTHTQEIPLSHEILTIQETSPIQEIPPIQEASPIQETPPIQETSPIQEIPTINEPSHTHPQLINLDISSETENDNHLDESTNNYGEISKSCDQNMQIIQPSNYTSSLQSDHPTSTDPNQTYANQNYISLYESSSDEFSVREFD
- a CDS encoding 20k cyclophilin — translated: MPNPVVYFDISIGQTPAGRITMELFADKVPITAENFRALCTGEKGMGQSGKPLCYTGSFFHRIIPQFMIQGGDFTRGDGTGGESIYGSKFRDENFVYTHDAPFLLSMANAGPNTNGSQFFITTVPCPWLDGKHVVFGKVLEGMEVVKSIEKCGSQNGKPTKSVCITASGVLS